Below is a genomic region from Seriola aureovittata isolate HTS-2021-v1 ecotype China chromosome 23, ASM2101889v1, whole genome shotgun sequence.
CAGCTGCTAATTGTAACTTCGATAGTTTTGTGACGCTTTTAGTCATTTATCGTCTTTTTGTGGCATTGAATTATTTATCTGACTTTGTGTCTCTGATTTGtcatttcttcatctcttttgaataattttgcatctctttgtggtagttgtgtgtatttgtggtagttgtgtgtatttgtaagGATATTATGTCTctgatttgtcattttaaatctcTTGAGTCATTTTACGTCTTTTTGTCTCTATATACAGAAgtgattttgcatttttatttgtcgtttcatgtatttgtggttattttgtATCTTAGGTCACTTTTCTGATCTTTTCGTGTCTGTTTTTTCGCTGTGTGATTGACTGAGGATCTGGTCCGGGGGTCTGTAACCATCAGGTCCACACTCCTCTGGTCCCCAGAGAAACACGAGCGTCAGACCAACCAAGCAGCAGTGACGGTCAGTGGTGGAGCAGGCTGCTGCAGTGGAGCGTGTGGATGATTAAAATGCCTAATAAAGTCCGGAAAAAGCTCTCAGCCTAAGTAGCAGACAGTAAAACACCACATCAAAACATCAGGCTGGGGCTcattaacgtgtgtgtgtgtgtgtgagagagggtaAATACACTGGCAAGCATCAAAGTGTTTTGGTGAATGCTTGTTTTTCTATTGGTgtaaatctgtttgtgtgtttccttatgtttatctatgtgtgtgtgtgtttgtttgtgcttctatctttgtgaggacattaCTGCACTGTGAATACGTCTTGACCATTTGAAGGCTCGGGGGCAGAGACTGCATTATGTTGATGAcggtcctcacaagtatagaaagacaaacgtgtgtgtgtgtgtgtgtgtgtgtgtgtttgcagccaAATTGAATCTTGTGAACTGAAGTGCACCGAGGAGTGGACTGTAATCCAgattaaatgtgtttactgacacacactcgCAGATCAGTGTGCGTCAGATAAGAGCAACACTCATCGACCCAAGTAGTGAAGTAGTTACCACGGCAACCGAGACCCTCCTTTCTCTATCTGACCACCTATCAATACTCCATTTAATTTTGGTGATGTTTAATGAGGTGAAACAGTTTAGTGACATGTGATACTGTTGAGAAACCTCCATCTatctattaaaaataaatctatccatctatctataaATCTATttatcaattaaaaataaattcatctatcaattaaaataaatctatctatccatctgtgTCTATGTGGCTCCCTCTAGTGGTTCAACTGCTGAACTGCAGTAATTTGACAAATGCACTTGACTTTCATTCATCACTATCCTCGTGTCTGATTCattaatacagtaaatattaaatTCAATTCACTTTGAAGGAGTTCAACATTTCATATTCCGCAGTTACTGGTTCCAGCCCAGaaatagtttgttgtttttacactgtagCTTTTGTACGAATTAAACAAAGCAGCTATAACATGTTAATCAGCGAACTTACTCCCCGTTCCAAATATACTCAAATATCTAACAATTCCTTtaaactcaaggtccacttaccaGCTTTTTCTGGATCCACCgctcacagtcttcatcactGGATGGAGTTTGCTTAGTTTAGAGCTGCAAatacaaattatttttcatcaCCAAGCTGTTTTTTACCTGAAGTAAGAAGCTAAAAATAGCCAAACAGTGGACCTTGATTTTATTGTGATAAATTAAATGACTCATCACTACTCCGATTTTTACCGTTATAACAAGAAGAACATTCAAATGTAAAGATATTAAATATGGGACATGTGGGCTTCATATATAACAAACATGTATGACAGGTATCAGTCTGACATTTCCAAAAGATGCTCTGTGACGTGACGCTTTGTTTAGTAAGAGATGAACTTTCTCTGATTTCAAATGTCCCAGTGTCTAAAATCTCCTTCTCTTGTGAACgttctttgttttataaattAACACAGTCACATTCTTGCAGCCACTTTgctttgaaaacacatttaattcaaCGCTCAGTCACAGATTCCACAACAGGAGTCGGTCTGTGGGCACAGAAGTTTGAGTTTTGAAGTTTGAGTTTCTGATACTGGAAGAAAACTGTGGAAACTGACACAAAAATTCAACGTTTTGGCTTCGTAATGAACTCAGTCTGGCTCAAAATGAACactaaagtgtttgttttttactggcCACATGCAGCTGGATCCGGTCCGTGTGGGAAACATGTTGCTTGAGTAAATGTTGAACAGTAAATGAATGAGTGCGGGGTTTATCTCAGCATGTTCTGGAGGTTCTGGAGTAAAACATGCGTCTCCAGAACCAACAACTTTAAATCTACTTTCCTTCCTGAGATTAACAAATTGAAACCCAATCATCAGAACAGAATCAAGTTGATCAATAGCTGATAATGTGCTTTACTTTCATACAAACAGCCACATTATTAAAGTCGGAGCTGGTTTTTCTCCAAAAGTGCTGCCACATTTCTTTAAGGAGCTGAACTCTTCAGACATCACAACATATAAACTGTCACTGCTGGGTTGATGTGCcatatttaatatctttaaatttgaccattttaatgctaaaaacacccaaaaataatcagtgtttgttccagaattttcttatttttatgaTGGAAAAGTCTCTGAATCAGCTTTTAAACCATCATGAGACATTAAAGTTCTctcacaaacaaatcaaagtccTCTGTGTGGCTGTTTAACCAAATCTGATGTTCTTTCTATTGGCAATTAATCCATGAAGTAACACGTTAtatacctgttttttttttttttttattcatacaaATATagaagtgtaaaaaaagacagtatatcATGTGATGGAGGGATTTGATCATGTAGGAAGAaactacaaagaaaaacactgaactcttgttaaagtcaaatttaaatatattaaatataggcagcttgaatttaaaatgtcagtacTGCACTTTTAAGAAGCCACATTTGACAAAACCTTAATCATAACCAATGTAAGAACGATCGATTTTGGATTCAGAATAGAATCAATCAATCTGCATCACgtcagaaacacagcagcagctccagataatcagtctgtgtcattttgtgtgatTCCCAAACTTTCCCAGGGGGCACAGAGGGTCAGGTCAGGTGGTCACCTGTCAGTCCAGATCACCTGATCGTGCGGTACATCATGAAGTCGACCGTGGTGCATCGCGGGAACTTGCCGATGGAGCTCTCCTCCACCGGCGTGTAGACTTTAATCTGCCGCATGTGAGTGTCTCTGCCGTTCTGGTGGTTGGCCAAGACGGCGATCTGGATCATGAAGGTGCTGATCGGCTCGTTTGTCcgctgagacacacagaaacccaGAGTCACTGCTGATGCTTTTATTCACACATTATCACAAGAAGAACAGGGCTGGGTATCcaccagattttttttattctagtaaaattaaacaaagacatgagTTTCTTACCTGGTTCATCAGAGAAATGTGAATCCAGCCACTGGGCTCCACCATCTCCAACTGCtacagggaggaagaagagaaaggtgAGAACAATGAAGATCATTTTACTGGGTATTTAAAGATGTAATGAACTTCAGGGCAAGAAATTAGTACTCTTGTCGTTACCCTGATTTCTTGCAGGTTGTGGAAGTTGTTGCCCACTCTGACAGAGATCTTACTGGGTGTGTAGCTCTCATCAGATTTATAATCAGCATAAATACACAGCATTTTCACTGTTGTCCTCCTCCtgatcaaaacaaataaaaacaatcagggatgataaacacagacaccaacATACAGATGATTCACAAGCTGAAATACACAAAAGAAGACAGATAAAAGAAGCAAATACACATTATTACAACATTACACCTTGACAATAACATCTCCTTGATAACTCagtctgttattgtttttttgttatgtaaAGACACATCTTTGCTAATTTCAGAAATCCTTGTACTGAGAGAACATGACCCATGTTACCTGAACTGTATGTTGACCAGGTGAGGTTGGGATCCATCTGACTGCCAGTAAGTCTCCAGGTTGTCATCCCTCAGCTGATCGACTCCAAAACCTGAACATGGGTGGACAGTGAGAGGCCAAATGACACCAGTCTATATCGGTCACTCAGCATGAAAACAGCCGACTGTGTACTGGATTTGGGTCCGACCTGGTTTACAGGAGGAGAGGGACCACACCGCCTGAGACCCGATCTCCCGGACCGTCCCCGTCCGCTCCAGCTGCTTTGGGTCGGCACCGGGTGGTGTCTTGCTCGGGGTGGCCATCCTCTAACCAcggagaaagacaaaaacacaaattcagaaaacCGCAAGTTCTAAGGTCTAAGACGCGTTTCGTACGATTTTCAGCAACGTAACGCCAAACACGCTTCAGATTTCCAACATATTGACGTTTTCTTGTACATTGAACGATGAATTTGACAATGAATTAACGGCAGAATCCGATTTAAGAGTTAATGGTAATTGACCATTCGTTAGGCGACGGTATTAGCATCTTGTTTAGCTAACAGCTGCGTTAAACGCCGGAATTTATGGTTAATACCATCATGGTTTTACTCGATATAGTTGAGAGGGAAACTCATGATAATATTAAACAGAGTGGTtaatataatttgttttaaaggtAGGCCACAATGCTTGGATAATAATTTTCTCAAACGCATGCACCgcaaataaaaatcacacaaactTTTAACGGCTGGTTTGCAGCTCTAGCTAGCTGCTAAGAGCTAATATATCTCCACCGTAGACTGCCTCAAAGCCACTAAAACTTAGTTTACGATAAAGAATGTGACTTAAACTTACAATGAAGGTTGGTAAAAGTCTCCAGGGTCTTGTGTAAATTCATGGGACGTGAGTGGGTTCGGCACAATTCGATCTCAAACCCGTTTTGCTTCGCTAGCCACTTCGAATCTCCCACTTTGGTGAGTCTAGGTCGCGTCTTTACGACGTCATCAGCGCCGTCGCACGATTTGTGCGTCTCTCCCGCCATCTTTCTGCCGGCTTCCAGGAGACGAACACGTTGCTGGAAAAAAGAAGTTTCACACCCGATTATTTGTCCCTAAACGTCGTTTCTCGTTTATTTTCTTCTAAGCCGGGGAACGGGAGCCGAGGAGGGTGAGTTTTTGACTCGTCGCTCCGGATATTGTCGCTTTTTTGGGGCAGGTATTGCCATAGAAACGAGCGATGTTCCGATTCACAGCAGCTGTCAAGTGCGGGGCCTCCACTGATAATGTCGGTTAATGTGAAGCTAACCTTTAGCTCACTGTTAGCAGCCTCTGAAGCTCGTACTTAACGGTGCATTCAAGGTCCGGTGAAGATTTGAAAACGACCGATAAACCCATCTGAGTACATAAATACAGTTGGTTGATCGTTTGACAGcgtagttttatttattttttgtaacaCAGAAGGTGTTACAGGCACAAGGGCCCCGAGAAGACTGCGTTTTCTTTGAATGGTGCTCCAAATGTCCCTCAGTTATTTGCAAAATTGACGTTTTCTTTCGCTGTGACAAAGCTGTAAACATTAAACTACACAAATATAGGTTTTTATCGATCGCTAGGCTCTTTAAATGAAATTCGACACATTAATGACTCACACATCAGCCGGTTACTTGTGGACAAATCCAACTTTTGGTCCTTTTCGCCGCCGCCCGTCACGTTTGCGTTAATTTGATGTTGAGAGAATTACAGACAAACCGAAGTTACaatctccattttttttttttattcacgtatgtttctcctttttaatgttttgaatgGGAGGCCGCACTGAACAGCAGGAAACCCACTGAATACTTAAAGGCCTTAAATTACGTAGCACCAGGCTTGTACGTTCAGATGCGAGGTAGCGGTAGAAGGACAGCCCGGTGTGACTCATGCTGAAGGCTGCGTAGCGGCGACTGGACCGGTTTTTATAGCTGTTACATTTGCTGTAATTCATCTCATTGATGcctgaaataaaacctcattAAAACCAGGATCTGCTGTAAAGCCAGGGAGCATTATATTTAGTTACATCAGAAGCAGGTAGGGTGGTTTCAGGCTGTGGTGGTGGATCTGTGGCAGCCCATTGTTAAGAGTTAAAGGCTGTGCTTGTTTGTTCAGAATTGAATGTGTTGCTTCAGCAGAGTTAATATTGTGTTTGTGGACATAGGTTCGAGCCTGACCACTGTCCCCTACATTTAGACATTGTCTGCTGTATTTGGGACCTAAATATCACCATTAGCTGTGCATACGGATAAATGTACACCTCCATATCTCTGATTCTgtccctccttttttcttcctcaccttttctcttcatttgtCCACGTCTCTCAGCTCCGCAGGTGCTAGCGTCCGTCATTCCAGCCCTCCATCATGGCAGATAAAAACACCAGGATCGCCATCGTCAACCATGACAAATGCAAACCTAAGAAATGCCGTCAGGAGTGCAAGAAGAGCTGCCCTGTGGTCCGTATGGGTGAGTGATCGTTTAGTCGGTGCTCATGTCCACAAGCAAGTTAAAAAATGAGCTTCAACacggaaaacacaaacatttgtcGCTAAATGAGAATCTGTGTTCAATTGTGTTTGCAGGTAAGCTGTGTATCGAGGTGACTCCACAGAGTAAGATTGCGTGGATCTCAGAGTCTCTGTGTATAGGCTGTGGTATCTGCATCAAGGTAAGAACACCTGCAGGGCGACCTCTCTGAATATCAAGTGAACCGGTCTGAAAACATAGATGTAGTGATGTTAATATCTGCTCCTCTCTTGTGTTTCTATTTAGGAAAATATAAGTCATTTGTGTTATTACACTTTCAGCTTGTTTAACAGTCACAAATCCTAGAAAATCATCATGTAGAACAGGATTGGTCCCTGAAAAATAAGGAATCTGACCAGGATGTCTGTCCAGATGAAGTTAGTGCTAACTCCTGAGGGGCCGGTCTCAGTCTGGTTGTTCTGACggggttttgttgttgttgtagaaaTGTCCTTTCGGAGCGTTGTCGATCGTCAACCTGCCCAGCAACCTGGAGAAGGAAACCACACACAGATACTGCGCCAACTCCTTCAAACTGCACCGGTACGCTGACGCTGACACCGCCTGGATACGCAACTGATTCAGTGATTTGTTATATTATTCTGAGAGCACATGTTATTAAATTTAGGTTTAACATGAGATGTTGATGCTGTGAATCAGCTGGTTGTAATTACAGGTTTGTATCAGCCACTGACAGAAGAACAGGaggttttaaatgaaatatctgaGTTTATCTGACAATTATGTCAGTTTCTATGTGGCAGtgtgattatatatatatgtgtgtgtgtgtgtgtgtgtgtgtgtgtgtgtgtgtgtaggctgcCCATACCGAGGCCCGGTGAGGTGCTGGGGCTGGTGGGGACCAATGGTATCGGGAAGTCCACGGCGCTGAAGATCCTGGCTGGAAAACAGAAACCCAACCTGGGGAAGTACGATGTgagtgttcacacacacacacacacacacacacacgttactgTCAGGTGATGTGGATTTACTCGTGCAGGCCTCGTGTTGTAGGTTGAATGTGGTTGTTGCTGCTCTGAGGAGATAAAACGTGGGTGTAGCTGCTCAGACCAAACATCAGATACAGGCCGAGCCGTcttgacagaaataaaaggcATCGGTCCTGCACTGCTGTAAATGCTGCTTGAcgtgtttgatgttttatatgttacatatgaatgtgtgtttttctgtcccaGAATCCTCCAGACTGGCAGGAGATCTTGACCTACTTCCGAGGATCTGAGCTGCAGAACTACTTCACCAAAATCCTGGAGGACGACCTGCGGGCCATCGTCAAGCCGCAGTACGTCGACCAGATCCCGAAGACCGTGAAGGTAAACGAGTTTGAGCAGGAAGGAGTTTAATCAGTGGTGCTGCGGCGGTGAAGGAGGGTTGGTTGTAACTCTTCACCTCTGCCTCCAGGGGTCAGTAGGGGCCATCCTGAGCAGGAAagatgacacagacacacaggacaTCGTCTGTGACCAGCTaggtaaaacacacacgcattaaaacatcaaacaattAATGTGGATATTTAATTAATCATCTCAGtgatttatcaaataaaaatggttgaaaaattcactgaaaaaaaacccaaacgtttgtcaaaacacaagcagctgtgtCTGGAATTTGCTAATttatcatataaatataaatatttgttcCAAACTGACTTTATCATAAATGTGATTGGTTCTTTTTTGCGTTGTTGCCGGGCAGATCTGAGTCACCTGCGGGAGAGGAACGTGGAGGATTTGTCcggaggagagctgcagaggtTCGCCTGCGCCGTCGTCTGCATCCAGAGGGCCGACATGTGAGGAAACGACCGACGCAGCTCCATCATCAATGTTTCCACTTTGACCTGAAAACAGACTGACgctgtttctactgtttctactgtttctctgctgcagttttatgTTTGACGAACCGTCCAGTTACCTGGATGTTAAACAGAGGCTGAAGGCTGCCATCACCATCCGCTCGCTCATCACCCCGGACA
It encodes:
- the anapc10 gene encoding anaphase-promoting complex subunit 10, with protein sequence MATPSKTPPGADPKQLERTGTVREIGSQAVWSLSSCKPGFGVDQLRDDNLETYWQSDGSQPHLVNIQFRRRTTVKMLCIYADYKSDESYTPSKISVRVGNNFHNLQEIRQLEMVEPSGWIHISLMNQRTNEPISTFMIQIAVLANHQNGRDTHMRQIKVYTPVEESSIGKFPRCTTVDFMMYRTIR